GCGCTCCGGGCCGAGCTGGACGAGCGGACCCGGGACCTGCAGCGGGTGTCGGCGGAGTACGCCAACTACCGCAAGCGGGTGGACCGGGACCGCAGCCTGGTGCAGGAGCAGGCGACCGGCTCGGTGCTGGCCGCGCTGCTGCCGATCCTGGACGACCTGGACCGGGCCCGGGAACACGGCGACCTGGTCGGGCCGTTCGGCACGGTGGCGGAGCAACTCACCACCGCGCTGGGCAAGTTCGGCCTGACCGCCTTCGGTGAGCAGGGCGACCCGTTCGACCCGACCCGGCACGAGGCGGTCGCGCACCAGACCTCGGCAGAGGTCAGCGAGCCGACCTGCGTGCAGGTCATGCGGCGCGGCTACCAGCTCGGTGAGCGGCTGCTGCGCCCCGCGCTGGTCGCGGTAGCGGATCCGGAATAGTGCGAGACAGTGACCGGGCCGTCCCGTCCGCCGCAATGCGGTGGGCGGGACGGCCCGACCACGACGGTAGGAAGGGGGTGGACCGGTGAGTTCGAAGGACTGGCTCGAGAAGGACTTCTACGCCGTGCTCGGCGTGGACAAGGCCGCCTCCGCGGATGACATCAAGAAGGCGTACCGCAAGTTGGCGCGGGAGTCGCACCCGGACCACAACCCGGGCGACCCGAAGGCCGAGGAGCGGTTCAAGGCCGCGTCCGAGGCGTACAACGTGCTGTCGGACACCGGCCGTCGCCGGGAGTACGACGAAATGCGTTCGCTGTTCGGCTCGGGCGCGTTCCGGCGCAATGCGCGGGGTGCGGGGCCGGGCGGCGTGCCCTTCGACGTCTCCGACCTGTTCGGCGGCGGGGCCGAGGGCGGTGACCGTCGCTTCGGCGGGGCCGGCTTCCAGGACCTGTTCAGCTCGATCTTCTCCGGCGGCCAGGGCGGTGGGCAGGCCGCGCCGCGCGGCCCGGCCCGCGGTCGGGACGTGGAGACCGAGGTGGCGCTGGACTTCGGCGACGCGGTGCGCGGGGTGACT
The nucleotide sequence above comes from Micromonospora sp. NBC_00389. Encoded proteins:
- the grpE gene encoding nucleotide exchange factor GrpE; protein product: MTQKPRAADPGETGSTPGGSAPTEPATGDGERDVIRNNRKLSDTTEPEGTAADAGSDAPADGLVEDAEIVVDEIEIEATSVDGPTPAGPPVVDAPAQPVGGGGTGTALGAELEALRAELDERTRDLQRVSAEYANYRKRVDRDRSLVQEQATGSVLAALLPILDDLDRAREHGDLVGPFGTVAEQLTTALGKFGLTAFGEQGDPFDPTRHEAVAHQTSAEVSEPTCVQVMRRGYQLGERLLRPALVAVADPE